Sequence from the Sediminitomix flava genome:
TAAACCTCCTTCTTGTTTGACTACTAAAGTAAAGGCTGACTACGTAAATGAATTACGGTCTACTACATTGGGCGACTTAAGTTGAGATACCTATAGATATATTTAACAAATAGTAAGAATAGTTAAAAATTACAGAATACTATTTTGATCATTCTAAGTAAGAAGGTAACTTTTAGTTGGTCTCATACTTATCAACATTTCTGCTTATGGATAAACTTGTACTGAAACTCGATGCTACCATTGGTTACTTGGTGATAGGTATTAATCGGATGTATAAAGAGAAAGGTAGTATCTATAACTTCCCCTACAATGCCAAAAGTATTTACCCAAAACAATTACTAAAAGGCTTTAACTCACTTTTGGAATTATGTTTAATTGCAAGAGTTAGACCTCCTAATAGTTTGCATGAGCTTATTTTTGAATGGGTTGAAGACTGGATTTCAAAATGGCCTATTTTTGAAATACATGAATTTGAAAAAGAACATTACAATTATTCAATTCTTTCAAATGGAATCCTAAGTGAAGAGGCAATAGAAATAGTTTATGAATTTTCTCACGTATCAGCTATTGAAGATGAATTGAACACCTCTTCGTTCATTAAGGAATTAAGAGCATCCTCACAAGATCAAGGGATGTTTGAAGCTTATCGAATTGTTCGAAAATGGATCATAGAAAACCCATATATGAGTGAAGAAACTTATCTCAAACTCATCACAAGATTTAATAAATACGAAGATCTCATTCGAAAGGCTTATCAGAAAGTTGAAAAAGGGATAACTTATAACGTTTGCCCAAACTGCCACAATATCATGAACACCTACATCAATGAGCGATATCAATGCGATTGGATTGTATGTAGAAGGAAAGACAGCGGCAAAAAGAAGCCAAAAGAAGAAAAGAAGGTCCAATTTATACTAAAAAGAGCCTTTAAAAAATTTATTCAAAGACCTGGGTTGATAGAACTAGATTTGTATGATTCATTAATCGACTTAGGCTATAATGTAGAACTATGGCCACATCTAGATACTTATGATTTAAAGGTTACACATTCCGATAGTGAGTTAGCAATCGATGTCAAAGACTGGATGAACCCCAAAGCACTGGCGGCTCAATTAATTCGTCCTTCTACTTTCCTAGCTCCACAGATTCCTTTCTATATTTTAATACCCAATCACCATCGAGAGACATCTAATTACATCGGTATTGTAAAAAAGAATAACCGACCATTTTTCGAAAACTCTAATAATCAAATCTATTTTGTTAATGACTTTTTGAAGCAATTACCCTCTTTATAGAAATATGATTCCAGAAAGATATTATCAAGCCCTAGAACCATTTTTCTCCAAAACAAATGGTCCTTTCAGAAGAAAAATAAAAGACTGCTACTATTTTGAAGTAGCTCTCTACTTATTAGACCTATTAGAAATCTCAGACCCAAATGGCTTTAGATCTCTAATGAGCGGCTATCAATTTCCATGCTTAGATTTAGATAATTGGAAAGACTCAAAGCACTACGAGCTTGTTACTCGATTGCGTTACAAAAGAGAATTCAATAGGATGAGCAATAAATATGAATGGGAAAAAAGAATCAAAGAATATCAAATTCTTCCTAAGATCATTCGCAGGTATGATATTACAGACTCCATTCAGAAATTAGAAACAAGTATTTGCCCTGACCGTGAAAGCTTATTTAGAGAAGAACTTAACAGTATCCCAAAGTCAAACTTAAGAGAAGTTAAATTTGCTGAAAAAGGCAAGCAATACCATGTAAAGTATAAAAAAGATAAAAAAATTGATGTCA
This genomic interval carries:
- a CDS encoding restriction endonuclease-related protein; the encoded protein is MDKLVLKLDATIGYLVIGINRMYKEKGSIYNFPYNAKSIYPKQLLKGFNSLLELCLIARVRPPNSLHELIFEWVEDWISKWPIFEIHEFEKEHYNYSILSNGILSEEAIEIVYEFSHVSAIEDELNTSSFIKELRASSQDQGMFEAYRIVRKWIIENPYMSEETYLKLITRFNKYEDLIRKAYQKVEKGITYNVCPNCHNIMNTYINERYQCDWIVCRRKDSGKKKPKEEKKVQFILKRAFKKFIQRPGLIELDLYDSLIDLGYNVELWPHLDTYDLKVTHSDSELAIDVKDWMNPKALAAQLIRPSTFLAPQIPFYILIPNHHRETSNYIGIVKKNNRPFFENSNNQIYFVNDFLKQLPSL